The genomic stretch ATCAGTATGTAGCTTAATGATGCCAGCCACATGGATCTTGTTTTCCCATTCAACTCTATTCTGAATCTGATAGCCTCACAAAATATGTGAGCTAAGCTATTTAAAACTAAATACAAAACATATCATACAAATCCTTTAGCATCAGGAAACAAGGCTTGAAACCTGGAACTGGATATGGGATTGGTTttcattgatttcaatttgaattAAATCAGAATCAATCAGAATCGGTCAAAACCCAAGAAAATagatagagaagaaaagacaaATTTTCACAAGTCAAAGATTTTTCAATAGCTTTTTATTCACAAGACTTGTAGATCATGCTACAGAGGTAAGATTCATTAATTTTATGCTACATGAAaagaaagttgaaaaaaaaaaaatgaagatttaaGTGCATTAATGGCTAATCCAAAAGAGGCTGGTTTGGAAAATAGGTTCCGCCAATTCCAAACCTATTTCTGAACCATGTTAGGAACTCATACAAATCAACTCAACTCATCTTCATCCTCATTCCAACTATATGAGATGACTACCTACATCTTCTTTCTATActtaaaaatgtcaaaattcccataaaataggcaaaaaaatttatttcccaGAGCTGATTGGGTTGTAATTCACATGATATTCACATAACCTATGAGACATGCTGCCagtaaaagaattaaaaaagcCAAGCCATACTGAAGTTGAGAAAGAGGGTGAATCTAAGCGCAAcgataaggttgctccattgcgattAAGTAGTCATGGGTTTAAGTCAAGGAAACCTAAACCCGTAATaacaggagcctcgtgcactgatTACACCATAGTAAAAGACTAATTAaaagggaaggaggagagaaaggaagagagaattgTTGGGAATCGGTTACCTTCTTGTATTTCTGCTGTAGAACATGGTTATCCAAGAAgattttgtgtttgtgtttgaaTTGTCTACTGCGATAACAAGGAACACAAAGGTAGTAAGAATGGCGATCATCCATCTTCTTGTAGCATTTCTCACAAGCATAGAGCATAGCCTTTATGAAAAGACCACAATAATCACATTCCTTCCTTGAAACTGAAAGGTAATAGAGGACAGTTGCATCTTCTATATCTAAATACCCATCATGGTCTCTGTCCAACTCCGCAAAATGTTCAGGTCTGGGGTGGCCTTTGTTCTTCTTCCGTTTCTTCTTGGGCTTCTTCTTGGCATAGTAAGAAGAGTACTCTTTATAGCTCACTTTGCCATCACCATTTTTGTCAATCTTCTTGAACatcttctttgctttcttcttttcctttggtTTAGCCTTGAAATAGGCTTCAGCTGCACTATGGATttcatccatctctctcttctctctctctctcaattttgaAGCCTTAAATAGGAGCTTTATGTGTACAACCAGCTACAGTAaaagatttaaaagaaaaaaaaagctatagcGAAGGGACTCCTTTACTATGCTATAGAGATGGCAAGTCAAATCCAACATCTTGGACCGTCTGGGGACCGACACCCTGTATATCATCTCTATAAACATGAAATATCCCAGAAATTTCTAATGTGATTTGACTGCCAATGATGAATGACAGATTGAAAAGTAGGGTGGGGTTGGAATTAGACAGCTCCTTTTGTGAGTTCTTGAAATTCTtgggattctctctctctcacacacacagaGATTTGGAATGCCTTACATTTGGGTCTACGGTCAAAATTTTGTATGAATTGGCTCATTGTCTTATTTATCTTCCACACCTACTGATTTAAATTTGGGTCAAATTTTGTATGAATTGGTTCTTTGTGTTATTTATCTTCCACCCACTGATTTCTTTGATTAGAGTCGTCTCGCATGTTATGACAAGGTTAATAGTTTGTGT from Macadamia integrifolia cultivar HAES 741 chromosome 14, SCU_Mint_v3, whole genome shotgun sequence encodes the following:
- the LOC122060975 gene encoding uncharacterized protein LOC122060975 isoform X4, whose amino-acid sequence is MDEIHSAAEAYFKAKPKEKKKAKKMFKKIDKNGDGKVSYKEYSSYYAKKKPKKKRKKNKGHPRPEHFAELDRDHDGRQFKHKHKIFLDNHVLQQKYKKGSSSSGWEIAKLVLQILSLGLCGGSGSS
- the LOC122060975 gene encoding uncharacterized protein LOC122060975 isoform X3, encoding MDEIHSAAEAYFKAKPKEKKKAKKMFKKIDKNGDGKVSYKEYSSYYAKKKPKKKRKKNKGHPRPEHFAELDRDHDGYLDIEDATVLYYLSVSRKECDYCGLFIKAMLYACEKCYKKMDDRHSYYLCVPCYRSRQFKHKHKIFLDNHVLQQKYKKGSSSTGWKLAELIANILTSLGGSGS
- the LOC122060975 gene encoding uncharacterized protein LOC122060975 isoform X1, whose amino-acid sequence is MDEIHSAAEAYFKAKPKEKKKAKKMFKKIDKNGDGKVSYKEYSSYYAKKKPKKKRKKNKGHPRPEHFAELDRDHDGYLDIEDATVLYYLSVSRKECDYCGLFIKAMLYACEKCYKKMDDRHSYYLCVPCYRSRQFKHKHKIFLDNHVLQQKYKKGSSSSGWEIAKLVLQILSLGLCGGSGSS